In one Solanum lycopersicum chromosome 11, SLM_r2.1 genomic region, the following are encoded:
- the LOC138339519 gene encoding uncharacterized protein isoform X1 encodes MADRVHRYVMGLDRYLIDGCMAVTLQPGMDIARVQAYAQGVEDRHRGRQPDRDYNRGQHKRARSAGYPDEFQNGQSQQHVRFSSQPAQSAPPRFMGRGFDRMGYSEPGQSSRVSGSQMGRGLSQSRPPLPRCSRCGNSHPGECRWATGACFSCGRQGHTMRECHLRGSAGGMAQPTGSVAGSSSSVAMRPTGQGIQAPAGRGRGHGGASSSSGSSNRIYDLTNRQDQEASPNVITGVDAQFGDPPA; translated from the coding sequence atggcagacagggtacatcgttatgtgatgggattggatcgttatctgattgacggttgtatggcagtgactcttcagccaggtatggacattgctcgggtgcaggcatatgcacagggggtagaggatcggcaccggggacgtcagccagatagagattataatagaggccaacataagagggctagatcagcaggttatcctgacgagtttcaaaacgggcagtctcagcagcatgttagattttcttcccagccagcacagagtgcacccccacgtttcatgggtagggggttcgatcgtatgggatattcggaacctggtcagagctctagggtgtcagggtcacagatgggcaggggtttgagccagtcgaggccacctttgcctcggtgttctcgttgtggtaattcccatcctggggaatgtcgttgggctacaggtgcgtgtttttcttgcggccgtcagggccatactatgagggagtgtcaccttagaggtagtgcgggtggtatggcacagcctacagggtccgttgctggttcatcttcttctgtggctatgcgccctacggggcagggtattcaggcaccagcaggccgtggtagaggacatggtggagcttccagttctagcggttcctcaaaccgtatatatgatttgactaataggcaagatcaggaggcgtcacctaatgtgatcacag